A window from Dromaius novaehollandiae isolate bDroNov1 chromosome 1, bDroNov1.hap1, whole genome shotgun sequence encodes these proteins:
- the LOC112983603 gene encoding histone H2B 8 encodes MPEPAKSAPAPKKGSKKAVTKTQKKGDKKRRKTRKESYSIYVYKVLKQVHPDTGISSKAMGIMNSFVNDIFERIAGEASRLAHYNKRSTITSREIQTAVRLLLPGELAKHAVSEGTKAVTKYTSSK; translated from the coding sequence ATGCCGGAACCAGCCAAATCAGCTCCTGCCCCGAAGAAAGGCTCTAAGAAAGCTGTTACCAAGACTCAGAAGAAAGGTGACAAGAAACGTAGAAAGACGAGGAAGGAAAGCTACTCGATCTACGTGTACAAGGTGCTGAAGCAGGTGCACCCCGACACGGGCATCTCGTCCAAGGCCATGGGCATCATGAACTCCTTCGTCAACGACATCTTCGAGCGCATCGCCGGCGAGGCGTCGCGCCTGGCGCACTACAACAAGCGCTCCACCATCACGTCGCGGGAGATCCAGACCGccgtgcggctgctgctgcccggcgaGCTGGCCAAGCACGCCGTCTCCGAGGGCACCAAGGCCGTCACCAAGTACACCAGCTCCAAGTAA